Genomic window (Aquipuribacter hungaricus):
GGACGTGCTCGTCGGCACCTCCGCGGGGGCGTTCGCCGCCGCCATCCTCGGCAGCGGTGCGAGCGTCGCCGACTGGCGCGCGCACCAGGAGGGCCGACCCGTGACCGAGGGGCCGATGGCCGGGCTCGCGTGGGACTACGAGGTGGACTCCGGCGGCGCGACGCCCCCGCCGCCCGGACGGCGGCCGGGCTCCCCGCGGCTGGTCGCGGGCAACGTGCACCGGCTGCGGCAGCTCCCGCCGACCGCGCTGCTGTCGGCGTTCGTGCCCGAGGGCCGGGGGTCGCTCGCGCGCATCGGGGAGACCGTCGCCGGGCTCGGCGCGGGGGACGGCTGGGTGGCCCGCAGCGGGGTGCGGGTCGTGGCGCTGGACTACGACACCGGCCGCCGGACGGTCTTCGCCGGCCCGACCGACGAGCCCGGGGCCGACCGGGTCCGCACCCGGACGAGCGCCGAGGCCAGCCTCGCCGAGGCGGTCATGGCCTCGTGCGCGATCCCCGGCTGGTACGCGCCGGTCAGCATCGCCTCCCACCGGTACGTCGACGGCGGGGCGTGGTCGAGCACCAACGTCGACGTCCTCGTCGGCGACGGGCTCGACGAGGTGCTCGTCGTGGCGCCCATGGTCTCCTTCGCC
Coding sequences:
- a CDS encoding patatin-like phospholipase family protein yields the protein MSTPAGHRWGLVLGGGGVLGGAWMAGALSAYEEVSGRDCRDADVLVGTSAGAFAAAILGSGASVADWRAHQEGRPVTEGPMAGLAWDYEVDSGGATPPPPGRRPGSPRLVAGNVHRLRQLPPTALLSAFVPEGRGSLARIGETVAGLGAGDGWVARSGVRVVALDYDTGRRTVFAGPTDEPGADRVRTRTSAEASLAEAVMASCAIPGWYAPVSIASHRYVDGGAWSSTNVDVLVGDGLDEVLVVAPMVSFAPDRPRTFAQIVDRQWRAAVTSRCLREVAALHAAGTAVTVLGPGPEDLAAMGTNVMAPERRTDVLRTSLRTSREALLDPETILAGDTRSTTDHGTAGAHR